Within Flagellimonas maritima, the genomic segment GTATAATCTCTTCAAAAAGATTAGCTGATTGTTCTGACAAAGTCTTTTGCAAAATAACTGGCAATAATGTTAGCACCCGCTCTTTTGATAGCGGTTAGTTGTTCCAACATCACCGCATCATGATCTAACCAACCTTTTTCCGAAGCCGCTTTTAGCATGGCATATTCACCTGAAACCTGATAGACGGCAACTGGGACATCAACTTCATTCTTAATTTCACGGACAATGTCCAAATAGCAAAGTCCAGGTTTGATCATAACAATATCGGCTCCTTCATCAATATCCATTTGGGTTTCCTTGAGAGCCTCGAACCGGTTGGCATAATCCATCTGATACGTTTTTTTATCTTTTGGTACGTTGGCGATATCCACGGGAGCTGAATCCAAAGCATCTCTAAATGGCCCATAAAAAGCACTTGCATATTTGGCAGAATAACTCATGATTCCCGTATTTTGAAACCCTTCGTTTTCCAGCGCTTCTCGAATGGTGAGTATACGACCATCCATCATGTCGCTGGGAGCAACAAAATCGGCACCAGCTTTCGCATGTGAAACACTCATTTCCGCTAAAACCTCTGAAGTTTCATCGTTCAAAATTTGCCTATCGGCAACAATGCCATCGTGCCCATAGGAAGAGAAGGGGTCTAGGGCGACATCGGTCATGACCAACATTTCTGGACAGGCATTTTTTACGGCTTTGATAGCGCGTTGCATCAGTCCTTCAGGATTTAAGGCTTCCGTACCTTTGTTGTCCTTCAAATCATCTGGTACTTTCACAAAAAGTAACACTGCGCGTAGCCCCATTTGCCAAAGTTCCTTTACTTCTTTTTCAAGATTGTCCAGACTCAAACGATAATAGTTTGGCATTGAAGGAATCTCTTCTTTTACGTGCTTTCCTCCAACCAGAAATAATGGTACTAGAAAATCATCTGGTGTAACAATAGTTTCCCTAACCAATCTTCGTATGGATTCCGATGTGCGTAGTCTTCTGTTGCGTATGAGTGGGTACATATTTTTAGTTCTAAGTTCTAAGTTCTGAGTTCTGGGTTCTGGGTTCTGGGTTCTGGGTTCTGGGTTTTTGGTCTTTGGTTCTTGGTTCTTGGTTCTTGGTTCTTGGTTCTGAAAGTTATATGTTTTTGTTTTAAGCTGTAAGCGTTTAGTTGAAAGTCAGTGTCTAGAATGTTTTTTGATAGTTTTTATAAGTGCTGCCAACATTTTTTTGATTTCATCTATTTCCATTAATAAGTCTTCAGCTTTCTTAGAGTCGATAAGACCGAGTTCTTTTGAAACTAAAATAAGGTAATCCAATTCATGCGCAGAGCCAGATGAAATATATAAAAATCGAATCAGTTCTTTCTGCGTTTCCCTACCACAACCTTCGGCGATGTTGGTTGGAATTGAAACGGATGCCCTATTCATTTCGAAACCAATCCAAATTGCTTAGATTTAGGATATTGTTCAGTTACTTTGTAAATTTTAAGAACTAAGCTATGGGAACGTTGCCACATTTTGTAGTTTTTATAATTCACCATAGCTCGTAAAACTTAAAACTTTTCACTTAAAGCTTAAAACTAATCATAATTTACATCCATTCCTTTGGGTTTCGTAATACTTCAACCAATCTTTCTTCTTCACTTCCTTTTTCTGGATGATGGTCATATTTCCATTGTACATGTGGGGGAAGACTCATTAAAATACTTTCAATACGTCCATTTGTTTTTAATCCGAACAAGGTTCCTTTGTCGTGAACAAGATTAAACTCCACATACCTTCCCCGTCTAACTTCTTGCCAGTCTCTTTGTTTTTTAGTGTATGGAAGCCCTTTTCTTTTTAAAACAATCGGTATATATGCCTGTAAGAAGCTATCACCTACTTCAGTGACAAAGTTATACCAATCCTTCATGGTCATGGCGTCGGTTGCTTTACAATAATCAAAAAAAAGTCCGCCGAGCCCTCTTGCTTCGTT encodes:
- the hemB gene encoding porphobilinogen synthase; protein product: MYPLIRNRRLRTSESIRRLVRETIVTPDDFLVPLFLVGGKHVKEEIPSMPNYYRLSLDNLEKEVKELWQMGLRAVLLFVKVPDDLKDNKGTEALNPEGLMQRAIKAVKNACPEMLVMTDVALDPFSSYGHDGIVADRQILNDETSEVLAEMSVSHAKAGADFVAPSDMMDGRILTIREALENEGFQNTGIMSYSAKYASAFYGPFRDALDSAPVDIANVPKDKKTYQMDYANRFEALKETQMDIDEGADIVMIKPGLCYLDIVREIKNEVDVPVAVYQVSGEYAMLKAASEKGWLDHDAVMLEQLTAIKRAGANIIASYFAKDFVRTIS